The region aaatttcaaaagaaattatcaggaaatagcattttattttcatcttctaatttgttaaattattctTTCCTCCTAAATGTACATACGTTTTGAGGTTCTGAATGAAAATaggaaaagagcaaaaaaaagaaaaaaaagttttttacatATAAGTGGAAACGCTGCAAATACTTTACGGCAGCAGGATGTTCACGTTTTGCTACACTTTGCTTTAGATCCATGAGTTGAAGCTGAAAATCCAGGATCTGGGAGGCAAGTTTAAAAAGCCCGCCCTCAGGAAGGTGAGGGTCTCAGCAGATGAGATGATGAGAGCTCTGCTGGGCTCCAAACACAAAGGCTCAATGGACCTCAGGGCCAACCTCAAGTCTGTGAAAAAGGAGGATGTCAAGCAGGACAAGGTATGAGTAGATTCTCAGTTTCTTTATTCGCGTTTCATTCAGGCCGTCTCgatatttcaagtgttttgatCTCTTCCTCAGGTCCTTACCAGCGAAGTGGGCGACTGGCGTAAGAACGTGGAAGCCATGTCGGGCATGGAGGGCCGCAAGAAGATGTTCGATACCGCCGGCGGAGCGCAATGAGATGTCGAAGCCAAAACTGGACagtcatctgaaaaaaaagaagaaaatatgccACACTTACCCAAAGGCTAACTTTGGCATCTGCTTTagagtttgtttgcttttttttttttttcaatgcacaTTTTAAGACAAGTAGGGGcccaggatttatttttatttttgttatgacATTTAGTGATCAAAGatgagctaaataaaaaaaaacaaactgaaaacgtTTCCATATCTGTAGCTGACTTTATCATGTTTCACGTTCTTGGAACCCGTTAGTTTACATGAGGCACAAAAGGAGCGCGGCGATGCTGTGATGAATTATAAAAAGGACAATGAACGAATCAGGGAGGGGTAAAAGACAGGTGTTCTCAGGAATACATCAGATTTAAATAGACGACATGACGGCGACGTGACCTCCATGTTTGCTGTGACTCCCTCGGCAACCGAAAGTaagtattaaaatgtatttgggGAAGATAAAAGAAATAACGAGTTGGAGTGCAAAGCATAAGCTGTCGGTTTATGCTTTGCTTGCAGTCCTTTGCTTTCTCTGCGTGTGTCGCCAGGTTGACGCGGCATTTAGCACCTGGGAGTGTCATTTGAAGCACAACAGCAAAGGCAACAGCAACCATGCTCATGTTCCCAGCAAATGTAGCCTCAGTGGTATGACACATGGTGTTAGGGGCGAGGTGTGAAGCAGTCTGTCTGTGTccaagcagctgaaaatgttttgtgtgccTAGTAAAAGTATTAATATACCTTAATGAACCTTTCCACAATGTGACacataataaacacaaaccTTAGTCCATTTCATtgggacttttattttttttttttggaacaacaaaaagcagagcATAACGAGTGGAAAGAAAACTGTAGAAATGCTTTTCGAaggttttttttgcaattaaaaatctgaaaagtgtggtgtgtccCCTCTTTAATGAGCTTACAAGAGTTGCACGCCGGAAATCCATGTTGTCGTCACTCTAATCTTCGTCAGGTGTTGATTGGTGCTTTGGCTGCGGGGCAGGATAGAGAGGCGAGTCCTCTTCCAGATCTCTGGGTAAGAAGGACGCCAGACGGTGTCGAGGTCTGGAATTTTGATATGTGGCGTCAAAAAATTCCCTTCATAATGTTCTTATCcattagtttttaaataacatctgcaattgcatttttttttctcagtagaAATAATATCCAATAAGCTGAATGGAGGATCCGCATAATGTCATAACATAGCAAAGAAATACGCTAATGTTGTCCCAATAACTggacaagaacaacaaaattttaTAATTGCACTTAAATTATAAGCCTTTGAGCTGCAGTAGCCTGAACTTATATAATATCTCCTGGTCAAGATAATCAAATATCTCAAGGGTTTGGAGTTGATCTGGAAGCTGAATCTGAGCTCTGCAAACACCACTTCAGccaaacattctaatgataaatgtaaaaaaaaaaaagccagtttCTGAACCGATCACAAGTCAGCAAGACTCTGATCGAGGGGATTTCTGAATCCCTCTAGCAAACCCGAGTCCAGCTCACAGACGACACTCACATGAGAATTTTTGTTAGTTATACTTTTGGGATCGTTTTTTACTaattctcctttttaaaaaaacaacaacaaaaacttattgtggaaaaacaatttaCTTCTTGCTTCAACTgaccacaaagaaaaaaaaaaaaaaaacctaaagaattctcctttgagattttttttgcaaaaggcTACGTGGATTTTAGCATGTGAGTTTATGTTGACGCTGACACATTTGAGAGTGGAACTCTGACCCACTAGTGTCAGCTTTCCCTCGCTTTCCCTGCAAGCAGCCTGTCTCCAGTTATGAATAGTTCTGCTACAGCAGGGAATGTTTGAAAACTGCCTCTATGATTCAACGAGACTCGTGGTTTAGCTGCTTTTCAGCAGCTGAGTGCCTCTGTCTCACTCCTCAAGGATTCTTTGtggcttttttaaataagcagctcaacatttcaaagaaactgCTGATGCAGTAGAATGTGCAAAATATGGACTTTAAAAAGTCTCCTCCGTAAACACCCAACTCTGACTCGTAAAACAGGCTCTGTAACccatcttcttctcttttatcatcatcatctcctTTGCTTTGAGGGATTAGAGAGAATCGatgaaaaataatgaatctTACCTGTGACTGCCTCTGCTGTGCAGTCTATAGAAACAATCTCTAGTATATTTCTCAGTTTCCCTCTGCGCAGTGAGGATCTGGGATGATGTGCTCTTTcaagttaaagaaaaatcttgaaTTTAACTTGTAGgagagaaaatgttcaaagagaTTTGGTTCAAAGATCTGTACGCGAAGAAAGAATTTTCTTCATGTACTTAGTGCAGAGTAAATGGTTCAAgagtaaattaaaatgcataaaattggGATATTTCATCTAAGTCACATCCCCAACATTGACACACATTATCAATGAGCATATTTCTCTCAAAATCTACACTCAACACGGACACATGTTACATCAAAAGGAGTATGCCAAACAAAAATTGCAATTCAGGCAAACCACAGATAGCGATGTTTGGCAACATCTCTTAAAAACTGTTTGTAAAATCAAAACgtacaaaaacagtttaaaacaagatgaaagGTAATtgcaattttattaaaatgtaatatacGTTGTGATGCTCACATTAGATGTGGTGTGAGAATGAGTtaagaaatacttaaaaatcatttttgtaatGGATTATTTGCTAAATCTGGAAGCAGGCAGAGATGATGTGACGCTTCAAACGGATCTTCAAATGCAAGGCAGACTCACGGAAAAAGCCACTTGGTGGCAGCAGACAGCTGCGTGACAGCAGCGATGTTTGCAACCGCAGTGCATCGTTGGAATATGGCAGCCTCCACACATGTTAGCACCCATGTTAAAGCAACCTCTACCAGGAGCACGTTGTCATAAAGacaaagttttagaaaaagtcAGCAAGtaattgttttcaacaaaatcaCTTTGGTAATAAGTTTGCAATAACTGACGATAACTTGTTTGTTCTGCGACCAAGCGAAGCAGGAATGGACAATGTAAATCTTAAATTCAGTCACAGTGAATGCAACCAAAACTCCACAGCAACCATTAAATGGTATCTGAATCTTAACCATTTGTATGGAAGCCATATCAGGATGAAGATGTTTTTTCATCTCGCCCTCCAAAGCGTAAATGTGCTAAGCTTTCTAAACACAACTAATTTATCAAACTATATGGTCTTATTGTGTGAGACAAGAGGAGAGACGTTTAAAGagctctctctgtctgtcttaaCCAAGGCCAGACATGACGTGTTTTTGGTCACGTCCCATAACACAAAAACCAGAACAATTTTCACAAAGTTGTAAGTGTTATCctaatcttaaaaaataaataatgaccgCTGTACCAGTTCACATCGCTGTATCAAACATAAAAGATCTTGActtaaaaagagaagagaaattacattttgttttcaaagacaATGCGGAAACAGATTACAGCGCTTTCAGCCTGTAATTTGTGCGACCTGATGAAGGATTCTGATTGATGTCATTAATCTTCCAACGCGCTCACAGCATGGGCGGTGTCTTTATTAGCTAAGAGACTGGATAACACAGAAGGTGGTCAGCTGGTACAAACCACCAACTAGCTGTGAGATccatgttttgttgtgtttcatcAAGCCTTTAATCCAGTCATGTTCATCATATTGGTGTTTTTTACTTCAAGTTGATCCACTTCTAGGCTGCTCTGATTTATGGTGCGCTAGGTTGTGCTGCTAATGCAACCTGAACCACAGCTCTGTAATGGATTGAGAGCTGGCAATATTCAATCAATCATAACCAAATTCTAAACGTCAACATAAAAGACCAAATCCAAAAAGCAACTGGAAATAATCCAGTGTGACATCTCACATGTTTAAGTTCACATACTACAGCCGTTGTGCGACGAGCAAGAAGCTTCCTGGCAAATCCAATCCTCCTCTAGTCTATATTTGGGGGTAATGACACAGAAAAGACGCCTGAGAACTGCATTAATAGCATCAGACTGTTGGATTTAATGGTTtaaacagagaggaaaacacacagtCTTCGACACACTCAACCCGGAATGCTCTTCTTAGTCAAGAACTGTTAATTGGATTTTACTCCAGGGTTAATTCATAATAACATAAACAGGCAGCAGATAGAAGTGATGGAAAAGCACATGATATATATCTCTCTATATGTAGACagatagatatataaatatatataatccATGTGAGCCATTAGGAAGATTTAGAGCTAAAAGTGAATCATTTGAACCAACGGTGCAGGTTCCCCACCAGGCCAGACACATTCAACCAATTAAGCTCTCTCTATAACTAAATCTTTATTAGACACTCAAAGTAACACTAATCATGGTAAAATAGCTCCATAATATGGGGAAACTTAGTACCTCCGCTGAGAGCTGTGACCTTTGAAGTTGAATTTACGTACTCTTACATTTGAGCTgtgcaaatttaacaaaaacttacTCCCTCTTTCAGTTTGTTCCCtgtattaatatgtttttgctCCCCAATCTCATTGAACCTACATACAGATATACAGTACATCAGTTtcaaatttgttcttttatttgttttgttgcaccTCGCCGTTTCAGATTACCGGTatataaatcaatcaattcAATGTGTCCTATTTCATATTCACGGCGATAATCCaggtaaatataaaatgtagttttcaaatgattatttacTGAGGGGCGAGAGAAAACCATGAAAACCAACCTTAAGCGTCACTTGCCTCGTTTGGTACTCataattcaataataataaaacggATTGGGCAAAAATAGCTTCCATGTCGAGTTTTGAGGCTAAAACAGCTGCCgaccaaaaaacaaacccaacaaagAATCGCAACAAATATCATATGTCTTATAAAATATCTTCATCAAgacttttggaaaatatttaataaattcataaagcAACGGTGGCACTTTTCAGAAGGTTGCGTCACATCTGCTTCTGGTGGTAGTGTGATTGTCTGCAGCTTAGCCACTTTAGGACCTGGATGACTTGCTGTAATTGACGGAAGCCTGAATTCCTCTGTCTATGATGAAATCCATTAACTTCCAGCTATCAGTTTGTAAAAGTAAGTTCAACAACACTTGGGTAACATAGCAGGACGATGATGCAAAGAAGATCAATAAGTTTTCCACTGAATGACCCAAATAATGTCTTAGTCGTTCTCTTGACTAAAATACAATGGAGATTTTCTGCGCCAGATTGTGTTGGATCCcaatttgaaaactgattttctacTCCGGAAAGTTAGCGTTGTTTGATGTTCTGAACCATGTAGGAAATGTCAATGTGAGAAATGCGCAAGAACCTAAAATTAAGCTGGAGTAGATcgtttcttattttcttaaaagagaaaaaacttcCATGCAGCCGGACACCTCAGCCCACACATAGTCAAGTTTTAAAGCACCAAATAatgtttaaactgtaaatgtggCACTGTTGCTAGGAAAACACTTTA is a window of Gambusia affinis linkage group LG23, SWU_Gaff_1.0, whole genome shotgun sequence DNA encoding:
- the tnni1d gene encoding troponin I, skeletal, slow d, whose product is MNPKGDKPKSKISASRKLSLKMLLLQRACDDLERERQEREEEKGRYLKEKLPPLQLSGLSLDDLQKLCKQLHEKIDIVDEERYDCEHKVCKHNKDIHELKLKIQDLGGKFKKPALRKVRVSADEMMRALLGSKHKGSMDLRANLKSVKKEDVKQDKVLTSEVGDWRKNVEAMSGMEGRKKMFDTAGGAQ